A region of Acidisarcina sp. DNA encodes the following proteins:
- a CDS encoding TatD family hydrolase — MLVDSHAHLDSSRYEEDREAMLRRAWETGVRTILSIGIGDGPSTMHRALELSRQYAGHAEMPRILATAGIHPHEASLADEDALSALDQLLQQPEVIACGEIGLDYFYDHSPRDQQKRVFATQMEIAAARKRPIIIHCRPSENSSDAWDDTLAMISEQWAATGLGGLLHCFTGNWDHASHALDYGFLLSFAGNVTFPKAQPIRDVARKVPLGSMLVETDAPFLAPVPNRGKRNEPAWVREVAAKIAEVQEIDLETVASSTTENFHRFFGLTPGLV; from the coding sequence GTGCTGGTAGATTCGCACGCACATCTTGACAGCAGCCGCTACGAGGAAGATCGCGAAGCGATGCTGCGCCGTGCCTGGGAAACAGGCGTGCGCACCATCCTCTCCATCGGAATCGGGGATGGGCCGTCGACCATGCATCGTGCCCTTGAGCTAAGCCGTCAGTATGCCGGCCACGCTGAGATGCCTCGCATCCTGGCCACTGCGGGGATTCATCCCCACGAAGCCAGCCTTGCGGACGAGGATGCTTTATCGGCTCTCGATCAGCTTCTTCAGCAGCCAGAGGTGATCGCCTGCGGAGAAATCGGACTGGACTACTTCTACGACCACTCCCCCCGCGACCAGCAGAAGCGCGTCTTCGCCACCCAGATGGAGATTGCCGCGGCGAGGAAGCGCCCCATCATCATTCACTGCAGGCCCTCCGAGAACAGCAGCGACGCATGGGACGACACACTCGCGATGATCAGCGAGCAATGGGCCGCAACGGGACTGGGCGGGCTCCTGCACTGCTTTACTGGAAACTGGGACCATGCCAGCCATGCGCTCGACTATGGATTTCTGCTTTCCTTTGCCGGTAATGTAACCTTTCCTAAAGCTCAACCAATCCGCGATGTTGCACGAAAGGTACCTTTGGGCAGTATGCTCGTAGAGACCGATGCGCCTTTTCTGGCACCGGTTCCCAATCGCGGCAAGCGTAACGAGCCGGCCTGGGTGCGTGAGGTAGCAGCAAAGATCGCCGAAGTGCAGGAAATAGATTTGGAAACCGTCGCGTCCAGCACCACGGAAAATTTTCATCGTTTTTTTGGTCTGACGCCTGGCTTGGTATAG
- a CDS encoding YajQ family cyclic di-GMP-binding protein encodes MAAENTFDIVSKVDVQEVRNAVDQAIKEIRARFDLKDSHSEITIEGDEALQLASADDYKLKAVVEILQQKLVKRGISLKSLEYGKVEQAAGQSVRQKITLKQGIAIEKAKEIAKFIKDSKKKVQASIQGDSLRVSGKDRDALQETIALLKGHDFGIDMQFTNYRSN; translated from the coding sequence ATGGCCGCAGAGAATACCTTTGATATTGTGAGTAAAGTGGATGTGCAGGAAGTGAGAAACGCGGTGGACCAGGCGATCAAGGAGATTCGCGCCCGCTTTGATCTGAAGGACTCGCACTCCGAGATCACGATCGAAGGCGACGAGGCCCTGCAACTCGCCTCCGCTGACGATTACAAATTGAAGGCGGTGGTCGAAATCCTGCAGCAGAAGCTGGTCAAGCGAGGCATCTCGCTCAAGTCGCTGGAGTATGGCAAAGTGGAACAGGCCGCCGGCCAGAGCGTGCGCCAGAAGATTACCCTGAAGCAGGGCATCGCCATCGAGAAGGCTAAGGAAATCGCCAAGTTCATCAAGGACTCGAAGAAAAAGGTACAGGCCTCGATCCAGGGAGACTCTCTGCGCGTCAGCGGCAAAGATCGCGATGCTTTGCAGGAGACCATCGCACTGCTCAAGGGACATGATTTTGGCATTGATATGCAGTTCACCAACTACCGATCAAACTGA
- a CDS encoding polyprenyl synthetase family protein, giving the protein MSTLAIATAKEVFDLLRDDLRAIERELGADAVSNVGAITEIADYLRAGGGKRIRPSLLLLSAKSQGYNGNGMIRLGVVVEMLHTATLVHDDIIDGADKRRGRPSANTTWGNEKCVLAGDWLYMQAFRIALDEHNFKVLDLLISLTQQMVEGELLQIEKLGRLVTEAEYYDLIYRKTACLFHVSMRLGSVLAGASDAVETALGEYGRNLGLAFQIVDDVLDLTASEKVLGKPVASDLREGKATLAVIHTLEHGTADERKIIRQVLDDRSFEHVEHSQVLEILIRNGSVEYAMQAALRFADAARLALGDLPDSDFKRALMWVPDFVVARDK; this is encoded by the coding sequence GTGAGTACATTGGCGATAGCGACGGCGAAAGAGGTCTTCGACCTGCTTCGCGACGATCTGCGCGCGATTGAACGCGAATTGGGCGCCGACGCCGTCTCCAACGTTGGAGCCATCACGGAGATCGCCGACTACCTGCGCGCAGGCGGCGGCAAGCGCATCCGTCCCTCGCTGCTGCTGCTCTCTGCCAAATCGCAAGGCTATAACGGCAACGGGATGATCCGGCTGGGCGTTGTGGTCGAGATGCTGCACACTGCCACCCTGGTCCACGACGACATCATCGACGGTGCGGATAAGCGCCGCGGACGGCCCTCCGCCAACACCACCTGGGGCAACGAAAAGTGCGTCCTGGCTGGCGACTGGCTCTACATGCAGGCCTTTCGCATCGCCCTCGATGAGCACAACTTCAAGGTTCTTGATCTGCTCATCAGCCTGACGCAGCAGATGGTGGAAGGCGAGCTGCTGCAGATTGAAAAGCTCGGCCGCCTCGTTACCGAAGCTGAGTATTACGACCTGATCTACCGAAAGACGGCGTGCCTCTTTCACGTCTCCATGCGGCTGGGCTCGGTGCTTGCGGGAGCAAGCGATGCCGTCGAAACAGCGCTTGGCGAGTATGGCCGCAACCTTGGCCTCGCCTTCCAGATCGTGGACGACGTGCTCGACCTCACCGCCTCGGAGAAGGTGCTCGGCAAGCCTGTAGCCAGCGATCTGCGCGAAGGCAAGGCAACCCTCGCCGTAATCCACACCCTGGAGCACGGCACCGCAGACGAACGCAAGATCATCCGCCAGGTGCTGGACGACCGCAGCTTCGAGCACGTCGAGCACTCGCAGGTGCTTGAGATCCTGATACGCAACGGATCAGTGGAGTATGCCATGCAGGCTGCGCTTCGCTTTGCCGATGCTGCCCGCCTGGCACTGGGCGATCTGCCCGACTCCGACTTCAAACGCGCACTGATGTGGGTTCCCGACTTCGTCGTTGCGCGCGACAAGTAA
- a CDS encoding cobalamin B12-binding domain-containing protein produces the protein MTEASKTPIRVLVAKPGLDGHDRGAKVIARALRDAGMEVIYTGLRQTPEMIVNAAIQEDVDCVGLSILSGAHNVIVPRVTALLKERGASDILVVLGGTIPQQDIEFLRSQGVAAIFGPGTPLDTTVNFIRENVKPRGVAA, from the coding sequence ATGACGGAAGCTTCCAAAACCCCGATCCGCGTGCTGGTGGCAAAGCCCGGCCTGGACGGACATGACCGCGGCGCCAAGGTCATCGCCCGCGCCCTGCGCGATGCCGGGATGGAAGTGATCTACACCGGACTCCGCCAGACACCGGAAATGATCGTCAACGCCGCCATCCAGGAAGACGTGGACTGTGTGGGCCTCAGTATCCTTTCCGGGGCGCACAACGTCATCGTGCCGCGCGTAACGGCGCTTCTGAAAGAGCGTGGTGCGAGCGACATCCTCGTGGTCCTTGGCGGCACCATACCCCAGCAGGACATCGAATTCCTGCGATCCCAGGGCGTAGCCGCCATCTTCGGGCCAGGAACGCCGCTGGATACGACGGTCAATTTTATCCGCGAAAACGTCAAGCCCCGAGGCGTAGCCGCCTGA
- a CDS encoding thioesterase family protein: protein MPLHPPSLSHVRVRYAETDKMGVVYHSNYFVWFEIGRVELLRGLGFDYKQMEIEDDCHLPVVEASCRYRASARYDDELVIETRVTGMRSFVLKFGYRLLRAADSQLLAEGETVHVVCDHTMAKRPLAEKYRQAIRPFLEEA from the coding sequence ATGCCCCTGCATCCTCCTTCGCTTTCCCATGTCCGGGTCCGCTATGCGGAAACCGACAAGATGGGTGTTGTTTACCATTCCAACTATTTTGTGTGGTTTGAGATTGGCCGCGTCGAGCTATTGCGCGGACTCGGTTTCGATTACAAGCAGATGGAGATCGAGGACGATTGCCATTTGCCCGTAGTGGAAGCCAGTTGCCGGTATCGGGCCTCAGCCCGCTACGATGACGAGCTTGTGATCGAGACGCGCGTGACGGGGATGCGCAGCTTTGTGCTGAAGTTCGGTTACCGGCTGCTGCGTGCGGCGGATTCGCAGCTACTCGCCGAAGGGGAGACGGTACACGTCGTCTGCGACCATACGATGGCGAAGCGTCCGCTGGCGGAGAAGTATCGTCAGGCGATCCGGCCGTTTCTTGAAGAGGCCTAA
- a CDS encoding DUF2752 domain-containing protein produces MEIYLLPAWLFHWLGDRGLSDPRLRMHLGYFLSNLLVLALLPLVHLLPHLCLLKAVIGIPCPGCGVTHALLLAMSSRFRESMMANPAGLAIAATIAFQLIARPIAMAHLSASAFVDRASCWLGRIAVAALMTAWISTLMHHAM; encoded by the coding sequence ATGGAAATCTACCTGCTTCCGGCGTGGCTCTTTCACTGGCTTGGGGACCGTGGGCTCTCCGACCCAAGGCTGCGGATGCACTTGGGCTACTTCCTTTCGAACCTTCTGGTGCTGGCGCTGCTGCCGCTTGTGCACCTGCTGCCGCATCTCTGCCTGCTGAAGGCGGTGATCGGAATTCCCTGCCCCGGCTGCGGCGTAACCCATGCCCTGCTGCTGGCCATGTCCTCCCGCTTCCGCGAGAGCATGATGGCAAATCCAGCCGGGCTGGCGATTGCCGCGACCATCGCATTTCAACTCATTGCCAGGCCCATCGCCATGGCTCACCTCAGTGCCTCTGCATTCGTAGACCGTGCCTCCTGCTGGCTGGGGCGGATAGCCGTTGCCGCCCTGATGACAGCATGGATTTCTACCCTGATGCATCACGCGATGTAA
- the rseP gene encoding RIP metalloprotease RseP, translated as MHFALTATLSMLVVLGIMVLVHEFGHFAVAKLCGVRVEVFSIGFGRRLLGFKRGDTDYRISLLPLGGYVKMSGENPNEEHTGDAGEFTSHPRWQRILIGAAGPAANFVLAFTLMTGFYMMHDEVPVYPSQPAIPDFVPQNTPAARAGIQAGDRIVRFDTVENPTWEQVRIRSLINVNQTVPVVLERNGARISTDLRIEDKSKGEDFDMPDLGLLPRVQDTPLVVKAIEPNMPALQAGLKPGDTIQAVNGMELHSVWAVLAYLQQESGKPVDLKVARNGQTLDLNLVPAKADDGAGHRIYRLGFEPVPPPFKVQQMSVGAAVRQSITFNAHNSGLILEVLKRMFTRRIAMENLSGPIGIARQTGLAVSMPGWQPIIGLMAVISLNLGIFNLLPIPILDGGLILLLLIEGTIRRDINQEFKERIYQVAFVALVLFAVFVMFNDFAKLPIFAKLRP; from the coding sequence ATGCATTTCGCGCTTACCGCTACTCTTTCCATGCTCGTGGTTCTTGGCATCATGGTCCTCGTCCACGAGTTCGGCCATTTCGCTGTCGCCAAGTTGTGCGGCGTGCGGGTGGAAGTTTTTTCCATCGGTTTTGGCAGGCGTCTGCTGGGTTTCAAGCGCGGCGATACCGACTATCGCATCAGCCTTTTGCCTCTGGGCGGATACGTCAAGATGTCGGGCGAAAACCCCAACGAGGAGCACACCGGGGATGCGGGAGAGTTCACCTCTCACCCGCGCTGGCAAAGGATCCTGATCGGCGCTGCAGGGCCGGCTGCGAATTTCGTCCTGGCCTTCACGCTGATGACCGGCTTTTACATGATGCACGACGAGGTGCCGGTGTATCCGAGCCAGCCGGCCATCCCTGACTTTGTGCCGCAGAACACTCCGGCTGCGCGCGCCGGGATTCAGGCGGGCGATCGTATCGTTCGTTTTGACACCGTCGAAAATCCGACCTGGGAGCAGGTTCGCATCCGTTCCCTGATCAACGTCAACCAGACTGTCCCAGTGGTCCTCGAACGCAATGGCGCCCGCATCTCCACCGATCTGCGGATTGAAGACAAGAGTAAGGGCGAAGATTTTGACATGCCGGATCTAGGGCTCCTGCCGCGGGTGCAGGATACGCCGCTCGTGGTCAAGGCGATTGAGCCGAACATGCCTGCGCTGCAGGCGGGTTTGAAGCCAGGCGACACGATTCAGGCAGTCAACGGCATGGAGCTTCACTCCGTCTGGGCGGTGCTCGCATATCTGCAACAGGAATCCGGCAAGCCCGTGGACCTGAAGGTTGCGCGCAACGGTCAGACTCTGGACCTGAACCTCGTTCCGGCAAAGGCCGACGATGGTGCGGGCCACCGGATCTACCGCCTCGGATTCGAGCCGGTTCCTCCGCCGTTCAAGGTGCAGCAGATGTCCGTGGGTGCTGCGGTCCGGCAATCCATCACGTTTAATGCACACAACTCCGGCCTGATTCTCGAAGTGCTGAAGCGTATGTTCACGCGGCGCATCGCGATGGAGAACTTGAGTGGTCCTATCGGCATTGCGCGCCAGACCGGTCTGGCGGTCTCTATGCCGGGATGGCAGCCGATTATCGGGCTGATGGCGGTGATCAGCCTGAACCTGGGCATCTTTAACCTGCTGCCGATTCCGATTCTGGATGGCGGCCTGATACTTCTGCTCTTGATTGAAGGCACCATCCGCCGCGACATCAACCAGGAGTTCAAGGAGAGGATCTACCAGGTGGCATTCGTTGCCCTGGTGCTCTTCGCGGTGTTCGTCATGTTCAATGACTTCGCCAAGCTGCCCATCTTTGCAAAGCTAAGACCGTAG
- a CDS encoding 1-deoxy-D-xylulose-5-phosphate reductoisomerase: protein MNSPIKQVAILGSTGSIGRSTLSIIESYPDRFAVASLAAGRNVDTAFEQCVRWRPRVVSLATEALASDLAGRLKAAGVSGIEILHGTEGTVRVATLPEVDFVVSAIVGVAGLEATYAAVLAGKPIGLANKECMVAAGEILTRAARENKVPLLPIDSEHNAIHQCMRGGAKAEVRRIWLTASGGPFRTLPLSQFRQITVEQALKHPTWVMGQRITIDSATMLNKGLEIIEACRLFDLPPSAVKVTVHPQSTVHSLVEYVDGSILAQISVTDMRLPILYALSYPERIQSELTFDMAALGHLEFEPPDFERFPCLRLAYEAAETGGAHCIALNAADEVAVAAFLERRIPFMGIPRTIEAVLEATPESHPASIQEVLRLDQEARGKAASLLAGAGRESTVARLG from the coding sequence GTGAACAGTCCTATCAAGCAAGTTGCGATTCTTGGCTCTACCGGTTCCATCGGCAGGAGCACCCTCTCCATCATAGAGTCCTATCCTGACCGGTTTGCGGTAGCCTCGCTTGCCGCCGGCCGCAACGTCGACACGGCTTTTGAACAGTGTGTCCGCTGGCGTCCCAGGGTTGTGTCGCTGGCCACGGAAGCTCTTGCCTCCGACCTGGCCGGAAGGCTCAAGGCCGCAGGTGTCTCTGGAATCGAGATTCTCCATGGCACCGAGGGAACCGTTCGCGTTGCGACTCTACCCGAAGTGGATTTCGTGGTATCTGCCATCGTGGGGGTCGCCGGACTGGAAGCGACCTATGCCGCGGTGCTTGCGGGCAAGCCGATTGGCCTGGCCAACAAGGAATGCATGGTAGCGGCGGGCGAGATCCTTACCCGCGCGGCCCGCGAAAACAAGGTGCCGCTGTTGCCGATTGATTCGGAGCACAACGCCATTCACCAATGCATGCGAGGCGGGGCGAAAGCAGAGGTCCGGCGCATCTGGCTTACAGCGTCCGGCGGTCCATTCCGCACTCTGCCTCTGAGTCAGTTCCGGCAAATTACCGTGGAGCAGGCACTGAAGCATCCGACCTGGGTGATGGGCCAGCGGATCACCATCGATTCCGCGACTATGCTCAACAAAGGGTTGGAGATCATTGAGGCTTGCCGCCTCTTCGATCTGCCGCCTTCGGCGGTAAAGGTCACGGTGCATCCGCAGTCGACGGTGCACTCGCTGGTGGAGTATGTGGACGGCAGTATTCTGGCCCAGATATCCGTTACAGATATGCGCCTGCCGATTCTTTACGCCCTCAGCTACCCGGAGCGCATCCAATCTGAGTTGACATTTGATATGGCAGCGCTGGGACATCTTGAGTTTGAGCCGCCGGATTTCGAACGTTTCCCCTGCCTGCGATTGGCGTATGAGGCTGCGGAGACAGGTGGTGCCCATTGCATTGCGCTGAATGCAGCAGATGAAGTCGCGGTTGCGGCATTCCTCGAAAGACGCATCCCCTTTATGGGCATTCCGCGTACAATTGAAGCAGTTCTCGAGGCGACGCCCGAGAGCCATCCGGCTTCGATTCAGGAAGTGCTTCGACTTGACCAGGAAGCTCGCGGCAAAGCTGCGAGTCTCCTCGCAGGAGCAGGGCGGGAATCCACTGTCGCCCGGCTCGGCTAA
- a CDS encoding phosphatidate cytidylyltransferase has protein sequence MKRILTAAILIPLVLLAIFKGPFWLMPVGAGLVAELAGWEFIGLTNASGARAPRILVLVAMAVLLFVSFRLPYQVAPVLSALSLSIFAYCAFRGPMESVLADSASSIFCLVYVGLSMATIPWLAAQENGPSLLTFLLCVVWSGDIAALYIGRAFGRRKLAPHISPNKTWEGTFASIGGSVLITLVLVLIASVLERHGSSLLAYPGSVFRWVFLAVLLNIAAQIGDLVESALKRGAGVKDSGTLLPGHGGMLDRIDALLLAAPVLWYAQLVQQPF, from the coding sequence ATGAAGCGAATCCTTACCGCGGCCATCCTGATTCCACTGGTGTTACTGGCGATATTCAAAGGTCCCTTCTGGCTGATGCCGGTGGGGGCGGGTCTGGTCGCGGAGTTGGCCGGCTGGGAGTTCATAGGACTTACCAATGCCAGCGGCGCCCGTGCGCCTCGCATCCTGGTACTCGTCGCCATGGCGGTACTTTTGTTTGTCAGCTTTCGCCTGCCATACCAGGTTGCTCCCGTGCTCAGCGCGCTCAGCCTGTCAATTTTTGCCTATTGCGCCTTTCGCGGTCCGATGGAGAGCGTACTGGCAGATTCAGCCTCTTCCATCTTCTGCCTCGTGTATGTCGGGCTTTCGATGGCTACGATTCCGTGGCTGGCGGCGCAGGAGAATGGTCCCTCCCTGCTAACTTTCCTGCTATGTGTGGTTTGGTCTGGAGATATTGCTGCGCTCTATATTGGCCGTGCCTTTGGCCGCCGCAAGCTGGCGCCGCATATCAGCCCCAACAAGACCTGGGAGGGAACCTTCGCCTCCATAGGCGGCAGTGTACTGATTACATTGGTCTTAGTGTTAATCGCCAGCGTCCTGGAACGGCATGGCAGCAGTCTTCTGGCGTATCCGGGCTCTGTTTTCCGCTGGGTATTTCTCGCGGTGCTGCTCAATATCGCCGCGCAAATTGGCGATCTCGTGGAGTCTGCGCTGAAGCGGGGAGCGGGCGTCAAGGACTCAGGAACCCTGCTGCCGGGACATGGCGGGATGCTGGACCGGATTGATGCATTGCTGCTGGCAGCCCCCGTGCTGTGGTACGCTCAATTAGTACAGCAGCCTTTCTAG
- a CDS encoding isoprenyl transferase encodes MTPEERAIFARLNPDRLPRHVAIIMDGNGRWAGKRSLKRFLGHQQGAEAVQYVVETAARVKIPWLTLYAFSLENNLRRPKTEVNFLMRLLRSYLDSNVRRMADNNIRLRYIGRTHELPPEVQEKMRWAEETTASNTGTVLTLALNYGGRSEIVDAFRGLYAEMKQKHIRPEHITEEDLHRHLYTANMPDPDLLIRTSGEMRVSNFLLWQIAYTEIYVTDRLWPDFRGVHLLEAVEDFQRRERRYGGLSESGDMAEVPANAIAP; translated from the coding sequence TTGACGCCTGAAGAACGGGCCATATTTGCCCGCCTCAATCCGGATCGCCTGCCCCGGCACGTGGCCATCATCATGGATGGCAATGGCCGCTGGGCGGGGAAGAGGAGCCTGAAGCGGTTTCTTGGCCATCAACAGGGGGCCGAAGCCGTGCAGTATGTGGTAGAGACTGCCGCTCGCGTCAAAATCCCCTGGCTGACGCTCTACGCTTTTTCTCTGGAAAATAATCTACGGCGCCCCAAGACCGAGGTGAATTTCCTCATGCGGCTGCTGCGCAGCTACCTCGATAGCAATGTGCGCCGCATGGCAGACAACAACATCCGGCTGCGCTACATCGGGCGAACCCATGAGCTGCCGCCAGAGGTGCAGGAAAAGATGCGCTGGGCGGAGGAGACGACCGCCAGCAACACTGGCACCGTGCTGACTCTCGCGCTGAACTACGGCGGTCGATCGGAGATCGTGGATGCCTTTCGCGGCCTCTACGCGGAGATGAAGCAAAAGCATATCCGCCCGGAGCACATTACCGAGGAGGATCTGCATCGCCATCTCTACACGGCGAATATGCCGGATCCCGATCTGCTCATCCGGACATCCGGTGAAATGCGGGTGTCGAATTTCCTGCTGTGGCAGATCGCTTACACCGAGATCTATGTCACGGACCGGCTATGGCCGGACTTTCGCGGAGTCCACCTGCTGGAGGCCGTCGAAGATTTCCAGCGCCGGGAGCGCCGCTACGGCGGATTGAGCGAATCCGGCGACATGGCCGAAGTTCCTGCCAACGCGATTGCCCCGTGA
- a CDS encoding helix-turn-helix transcriptional regulator: protein MEAPEPDGSPQVARAVRDIRRGRNLSQRQLAGRMQVPRTYISKIENGKACPTLSSLQRLADALEVNICDLLRDSRSHRQEETQSIFADPFLAELASYACQLDAMQRSIFLNQVREMATGRNRRTA from the coding sequence ATGGAAGCGCCAGAACCGGATGGCAGCCCCCAGGTCGCGCGTGCCGTGCGTGATATTCGCCGGGGTCGCAACCTGAGCCAGCGTCAATTGGCGGGGAGGATGCAGGTTCCTCGCACGTACATTTCGAAGATCGAGAATGGTAAGGCATGCCCGACGTTGTCGTCGCTGCAGCGCCTGGCAGATGCTCTCGAGGTCAATATCTGCGATCTGCTGCGGGATAGCCGGAGCCATCGTCAGGAAGAAACCCAATCGATCTTCGCCGATCCATTTCTGGCAGAGCTGGCGTCTTATGCATGCCAATTGGATGCGATGCAGCGTTCGATCTTCCTGAACCAGGTTCGGGAGATGGCGACAGGCCGGAACCGCCGTACCGCATAA
- a CDS encoding glycosyltransferase family 87 protein has product MDKQRFRAQAMVLLFVFATLCFFLRGLYGLRSPVDFIPVYAGARCLVVGCNPYDTDQLDALYKQQGVPDSDLYGWDSSLPVYPPSALLVLAPLGALKYTTARVCWFLLIGALYVTAAGTILQLCPPPHRLLAVVLCSWLLIRSNKLIFMGQPATLAIALLAIGTVLLLRKRLSGFAALCLILSLAVKPHIGLLVVLYLAVRGVQRRYAITALAGAMGMLLLGGAILYSRPISAHWVGDLKTNIVSAALPGRPADPRPHLDWVPQADLQAVFSIFTPDQATYNRLSYTASLILFSLWLLGLRRAGRSFDAHLVALAAILCITILAIYHTATDLGVLMLAIPATVVLWNRNRRLGGVAAAALFLVLSPLQRILQFQFLSHPRWQPVLDSPWLYTLLLRQQVLLLLLLTCVYLTALFAVRMQEEAPASA; this is encoded by the coding sequence ATGGACAAACAACGATTCCGCGCGCAAGCCATGGTTCTGCTCTTCGTCTTCGCCACCCTGTGCTTCTTTCTGCGTGGACTCTACGGACTGCGGTCTCCAGTCGACTTCATCCCGGTCTATGCGGGCGCGCGCTGCCTGGTCGTGGGCTGTAATCCATACGACACCGATCAACTGGATGCGCTCTACAAGCAGCAAGGGGTTCCGGATAGCGATCTGTATGGCTGGGACAGCTCGCTTCCCGTTTACCCTCCATCGGCGCTGCTGGTTCTCGCTCCGCTGGGCGCGCTGAAGTACACAACCGCCCGAGTCTGCTGGTTCCTGCTGATTGGAGCGCTGTATGTTACGGCGGCAGGCACGATTCTGCAATTATGCCCACCGCCGCACAGGCTGCTCGCAGTGGTGCTTTGCTCCTGGCTGCTCATCCGCAGCAACAAGCTCATCTTCATGGGCCAGCCGGCCACTCTGGCAATCGCCCTGTTGGCGATAGGCACGGTCCTGTTGCTCCGAAAACGCCTTTCCGGATTCGCCGCCCTTTGCCTGATCCTCAGCCTCGCAGTCAAGCCGCATATTGGGCTTCTGGTGGTGCTCTATTTGGCGGTGCGCGGAGTGCAACGCAGATATGCCATCACGGCCCTGGCAGGAGCGATGGGAATGCTGCTTCTCGGAGGTGCGATTCTGTATAGCCGCCCGATCAGCGCGCACTGGGTTGGCGATCTCAAGACAAACATCGTATCCGCGGCACTGCCGGGAAGGCCCGCCGATCCACGCCCACATCTGGACTGGGTGCCCCAGGCAGATCTGCAGGCGGTCTTCAGCATCTTTACGCCGGATCAGGCCACGTATAACAGGCTTAGTTACACAGCCTCGCTGATTCTTTTCTCGCTGTGGCTGCTCGGGCTGCGCCGCGCGGGAAGAAGCTTCGACGCACATCTGGTTGCGCTCGCAGCCATCCTCTGCATCACCATTCTGGCGATCTACCACACTGCCACGGATCTGGGTGTGCTGATGCTGGCTATTCCGGCAACGGTAGTCCTCTGGAATCGCAACCGCCGTCTGGGAGGAGTTGCGGCGGCGGCGCTTTTTCTTGTTCTGTCACCGCTGCAGCGGATCCTGCAATTCCAGTTTCTTTCCCATCCGCGGTGGCAGCCTGTGCTGGATAGTCCCTGGCTCTACACGCTGTTGTTGCGGCAACAGGTGCTGCTTCTCCTGCTCCTGACGTGCGTCTACCTTACCGCTTTGTTTGCTGTGCGGATGCAGGAGGAAGCGCCCGCATCCGCATAG